In Deinococcus sp. QL22, the following are encoded in one genomic region:
- a CDS encoding exonuclease SbcCD subunit D, with the protein MRVLHTADFHAGRNLRGFDRTPEIHEALTEIAALARTERADAVLVAGDLFDTANPSADAEAAVFDFFLQLRDAGIPGIVIAGNHDSAARLDSVAGLLGWVGIGVVAQPTTNPANMVRTLELKNGEKLTVGALPYLSERRLVKAADLMGGDVGAWRQKYREGMGFFLRRLGEGFRGDSVNMLMAHATMDGAKPSGSERSLQFDLTNSYTLSGLQLPPGAQYVALGHVHKPQQVSDAPLACYPGSIIQLDFGEGGEKKQVNLVEVEAGRPARVHALPLASGRELRTLRVDVDQLESRLEALKGFTGLLKVVVRAPAGTTLPGLKDRVLRLAPNALAVDLDAAQEDLALPELKREGLSLTELYERYWREKRGELPDDLRAAFKDADERARIEVEA; encoded by the coding sequence ATGCGCGTACTACACACGGCGGACTTCCACGCGGGACGGAACCTGCGGGGCTTTGACCGCACGCCGGAAATACATGAGGCACTGACCGAAATTGCCGCGCTGGCCCGCACAGAACGCGCCGACGCCGTGCTGGTGGCAGGCGACCTGTTCGATACGGCCAACCCGTCTGCCGATGCCGAGGCCGCCGTCTTCGATTTCTTCTTGCAACTGCGCGACGCGGGCATTCCCGGAATAGTCATCGCGGGCAACCACGACAGCGCGGCGCGGCTGGATTCGGTGGCAGGATTGCTCGGCTGGGTGGGCATTGGGGTGGTGGCGCAACCCACGACCAACCCGGCGAATATGGTACGCACGCTGGAACTGAAGAACGGCGAGAAATTGACGGTGGGCGCTCTCCCCTATCTATCCGAGCGCCGATTGGTGAAGGCCGCTGACCTGATGGGCGGCGACGTGGGCGCGTGGCGGCAAAAATACCGCGAGGGCATGGGCTTTTTTCTGCGGCGCCTGGGCGAGGGCTTTCGCGGAGACAGCGTAAATATGCTGATGGCGCACGCCACGATGGACGGCGCGAAACCCAGCGGCAGCGAGCGCAGCCTGCAATTCGACCTCACCAACAGCTACACCCTGTCGGGCCTGCAACTGCCACCGGGGGCACAGTATGTGGCGCTGGGGCACGTGCACAAGCCGCAGCAGGTGTCCGACGCACCGCTGGCCTGCTATCCGGGCAGCATCATTCAGCTGGATTTTGGTGAGGGTGGCGAGAAAAAACAGGTGAATCTGGTGGAGGTAGAGGCCGGACGCCCCGCCCGCGTACACGCCCTGCCGCTGGCGAGTGGGCGCGAGTTGCGAACCCTGCGCGTGGATGTGGATCAGCTGGAGTCGCGCTTGGAAGCCCTGAAAGGCTTTACGGGGCTGCTGAAAGTGGTGGTGCGTGCCCCTGCCGGAACCACTCTGCCGGGCCTGAAAGACCGCGTGCTGAGGCTGGCTCCCAATGCGCTGGCCGTTGACCTGGACGCCGCGCAGGAGGATCTGGCTCTCCCAGAATTGAAGCGCGAAGGCCTGAGCCTGACCGAGCTGTACGAGCGCTACTGGCGCGAAAAACGCGGCGAGTTGCCCGACGACCTGCGGGCCGCCTTCAAGGACGCCGACGAGCGGGCGCGGATAGAGGTAGAAGCGTGA
- a CDS encoding DUF6745 domain-containing protein, with protein MFRVQSGGRVIARPQKPEREPEAPTVAPAKASAALPQPVPLDTSQSGPRVPVRYPSLPPIAPATPQTATPRTVTPDEARELLRRGPVPAALTVSGPLNLSGAAWLRALPDWLRCTVLTVDDCPNLSALPTDLHAERLSARRTLALHEIDGRLGVRDSINLNGSGVRVLSADLRATRLSLAGCRDLRVLGGGVSVAHLDVSGCAALAALHPDAHITQTLELAGSGLTALPPSIRAGLRWSGVPVDARFAFAPDTLTGHEVLNTRNAQRRRVLLDRIGLDRFLQDVGGLILHRDRDAGGERQLVHVPFDNDEPLVAVLVRCPSTGGRYALRVPPHIRTCAAAVAWTAGLEPDDYQPVRET; from the coding sequence ATGTTCCGGGTGCAGAGCGGCGGACGGGTCATCGCCAGACCCCAGAAGCCGGAGCGGGAGCCGGAAGCTCCGACTGTTGCGCCTGCGAAGGCTTCCGCCGCTTTGCCCCAGCCTGTGCCTCTGGACACGTCCCAGAGTGGGCCGCGTGTTCCGGTGCGCTACCCCAGCCTGCCGCCTATCGCCCCTGCCACACCCCAAACGGCCACGCCCCGAACTGTCACCCCCGACGAGGCCCGCGAATTGCTGCGGCGCGGCCCGGTGCCTGCGGCGTTGACCGTCTCCGGCCCCCTGAACCTCAGCGGCGCGGCGTGGCTGCGTGCCCTGCCCGACTGGCTGCGCTGCACGGTACTGACCGTGGACGACTGCCCCAACCTCTCGGCCCTGCCCACCGACCTGCACGCCGAACGCCTGAGTGCTCGCCGTACGCTTGCGCTGCACGAAATTGATGGCCGCCTGGGCGTTCGAGACAGCATCAACCTGAACGGCAGCGGCGTGCGTGTGCTGAGTGCTGACTTGCGTGCCACCCGCCTCAGTCTCGCCGGATGCCGGGATTTACGTGTATTGGGTGGGGGCGTCAGTGTGGCGCATCTGGATGTCAGTGGGTGCGCGGCTCTGGCAGCCCTTCATCCCGATGCCCATATCACCCAGACGCTGGAATTGGCGGGTAGTGGCCTGACTGCGCTGCCCCCCAGCATCCGTGCGGGCCTGCGCTGGAGCGGCGTTCCGGTGGATGCCCGCTTTGCCTTCGCCCCCGACACCCTGACCGGCCACGAAGTCCTGAATACCCGCAACGCCCAACGCCGCCGCGTGCTGCTTGACCGCATTGGCCTGGATCGCTTTTTGCAAGATGTGGGCGGTCTGATCCTGCACCGTGACCGCGATGCGGGCGGCGAACGCCAGTTGGTGCATGTGCCGTTTGACAACGATGAGCCGTTGGTGGCGGTGTTGGTGCGCTGCCCCAGCACAGGCGGACGCTACGCCCTGCGTGTGCCGCCCCATATCCGCACCTGCGCGGCGGCGGTGGCGTGGACGGCGGGGCTGGAACCGGACGACTATCAGCCTGTGCGGGAAACGTAG
- a CDS encoding VWA domain-containing protein produces MTQNTDAMQVSYSFGQSHLIEGNAAPTDLLVRLRLPQTQAARRPLNLALVIDRSGSMGGSLLKHAIRAAQNVVDGLDAGDTLSVVTYDDAVETLIAPTNVTDKAALKAKIASIRAGGLTNLSGGWLRGVELVAAQAGPQVVSRVLLLTDGQANVGVQNTGILTKTAAQKAEAGVTTTTLGFGSGFNEDLLIGMARAAGGNFYFIQSADDAADVFGIELQTLKAVAAQNLTVTLTPAPGVTVADVLSLYKPGSDPLTFDLGDMYEDEDKLLGVTLNLPALGGGTHSLLSLTFRADAVRDGAIGSLSGTVQVQALAAPLGANFTTDVSVTLDLARLRIARAKERAVELADNGNAAEAEAVLRGLIRDLNSAGLQEHFEIAEELEQLEHYAGRIASRRFDNDSRKELRDQSFQGLGRGRADLQGRGVTVDTAVLALPVVADSAGGVELLCVRDGGRLRVKAVSDGFDSGMNVQFPRALRADGARYVVGGLETSADGSFYRVTGEIQRVVRPGESDPLQGLSIGGGGQGRRSSASSGVTKAAKTATDLETTDTSSGGILVQCVKEGSKLRARVVQDGFEPDWNMRFPRSIREDGLLYVVDEVNTAPDGKSYIASGEIRRLVQPS; encoded by the coding sequence ATGACCCAGAACACCGATGCTATGCAGGTTTCCTATTCGTTTGGCCAATCGCATCTGATAGAGGGCAACGCCGCGCCCACTGACCTGCTCGTGCGGTTGCGCCTGCCCCAAACGCAGGCGGCGCGGCGGCCACTGAACTTGGCGTTGGTGATAGACCGCAGCGGCAGCATGGGCGGCAGCCTGCTCAAGCACGCCATCCGGGCCGCGCAGAACGTGGTTGACGGACTGGACGCAGGCGACACCCTGAGCGTAGTGACGTATGACGACGCTGTAGAAACGCTGATCGCGCCCACCAATGTGACCGACAAAGCGGCGCTGAAAGCCAAGATTGCCAGCATCCGGGCGGGCGGCCTGACCAACCTGTCGGGCGGTTGGTTGCGGGGCGTGGAACTGGTGGCGGCGCAGGCGGGGCCGCAGGTGGTCAGCCGAGTACTGCTGCTGACCGACGGCCAGGCCAACGTGGGCGTCCAGAACACAGGCATCCTGACCAAAACGGCGGCGCAAAAAGCCGAAGCGGGCGTGACCACGACCACCCTCGGCTTCGGCAGCGGCTTCAACGAAGACCTCCTGATCGGCATGGCCCGCGCTGCTGGCGGGAATTTCTATTTCATCCAGTCTGCCGACGACGCCGCCGACGTGTTCGGCATAGAGCTGCAAACGCTGAAAGCTGTAGCCGCACAGAACCTGACGGTCACGCTGACGCCTGCGCCGGGCGTCACGGTGGCCGACGTGCTGAGCCTCTATAAACCCGGCTCCGACCCGCTCACCTTCGATCTGGGCGACATGTACGAGGACGAAGACAAGTTGCTGGGAGTCACGCTGAATCTGCCTGCGCTGGGCGGCGGCACACACAGCTTGCTGAGCCTGACCTTCCGGGCCGATGCCGTGCGCGACGGGGCCATTGGGAGCCTCAGTGGAACCGTGCAGGTGCAGGCGTTGGCCGCGCCATTGGGGGCCAATTTCACCACCGATGTCAGTGTGACGCTGGATCTGGCCCGCCTGAGAATTGCCCGCGCCAAGGAACGCGCCGTGGAACTGGCTGACAACGGCAACGCCGCCGAAGCCGAAGCCGTGCTGCGCGGCCTGATCCGCGATCTGAATAGCGCTGGGCTGCAAGAACACTTCGAGATTGCTGAGGAACTGGAGCAACTGGAACACTACGCGGGCCGAATCGCCTCGCGCCGTTTCGACAACGACAGCCGCAAGGAATTGCGAGACCAGTCGTTTCAGGGCTTGGGCCGGGGCCGCGCCGATTTGCAGGGACGCGGCGTCACGGTGGATACGGCGGTGCTGGCCCTGCCTGTGGTGGCAGATTCGGCAGGCGGCGTAGAACTGCTGTGCGTCCGTGACGGCGGAAGATTGCGCGTCAAGGCGGTGTCGGATGGTTTTGATTCGGGCATGAACGTGCAGTTTCCGCGTGCGCTGCGGGCCGATGGAGCGCGGTACGTTGTGGGTGGGCTGGAGACCAGCGCTGACGGCAGCTTTTACCGCGTCACCGGAGAGATTCAGCGTGTGGTGCGCCCCGGCGAGAGCGATCCGCTTCAGGGTCTCAGCATCGGCGGAGGCGGGCAAGGTCGCCGCAGCAGCGCCAGCAGCGGCGTGACCAAGGCCGCCAAAACCGCCACCGATCTGGAAACCACCGATACGTCCAGCGGCGGAATTCTGGTGCAGTGCGTGAAAGAAGGCAGCAAGCTGCGTGCCCGCGTGGTGCAGGACGGCTTTGAGCCCGACTGGAACATGCGTTTTCCCCGCAGCATTCGGGAAGATGGATTGCTGTACGTGGTGGATGAAGTGAACACCGCGCCGGACGGGAAATCATATATCGCGTCGGGGGAGATTCGGCGGTTGGTGCAGCCGAGCTGA
- a CDS encoding ATP-dependent RecD-like DNA helicase: MTNALETVRVTGSVNRVRFRSDTGFTVMTATIRNTDGEDPDATVIGVMAPLEAGDTFSAEVVMEEHREYGYQYRVLNMVLEATPADLTEAGIAAYLEARVGGVGKVLAARIARMFGPATFDILESDPQKLLQVPGVTQSTLHKMVSSWSQQGLERRLLAGLQGLGLSISQAQRAVKHFGEVALERLTTDLYALTEVEGIGFLTADKLATALGMPHDDARRLTAAAVYALQQAAQQGGHSYLPRIRAERGVAHYTRVSAAQASIAVDTAVELGRLSDDTPPLLKGQDDAGDKSRIYLPHVLRAEKKLASLIRTLLATPPADDWMVPAGADKGLSEEQARVLHLLEEQRLVVLTGGPGTGKSTTTRAVADLAEKLGLEVGLCAPTGKAARRLGEVTGRSASTIHRLLGFGPQGFRHNHLEPAPYDLLIVDEVSMCGDALMLSLLAAVPPGARVLLVGDTDQLPPVDAGLPLLTLASVAPTVRLSTVYRQAAENPIIRAAHGLLHGQAPEWGDPRLALTLTDTDGGARRVALMVRELGGPGQVQVLTPMRKGPLGVDMLNQQLQSLFNPGEGGIRIAEGEARPGDMVVQTKNDYTNEVFNGTVGTALKAEGGRLTVDFDGNIVELAGAELFNLQLGYALTVHRAQGSEWHTVLGVLHEAHMPMLSRNLVYTALTRARERFYAAGTASAWQKAATRQREERYTALLERVKAR; this comes from the coding sequence ATGACCAACGCCCTCGAAACCGTGCGCGTCACGGGCAGTGTCAACCGGGTGCGCTTCCGCTCCGACACGGGCTTTACGGTTATGACCGCCACCATCCGTAACACCGATGGCGAAGACCCCGATGCCACCGTGATCGGCGTGATGGCCCCGCTGGAGGCCGGAGATACCTTCAGCGCCGAAGTGGTGATGGAGGAACACCGCGAGTACGGCTATCAATACCGCGTCCTGAACATGGTTCTGGAAGCCACGCCCGCCGACCTGACCGAAGCGGGCATCGCGGCCTACCTGGAAGCCCGTGTGGGCGGCGTGGGCAAGGTGCTGGCCGCCCGGATTGCCCGGATGTTCGGCCCCGCCACCTTCGACATTCTGGAAAGCGACCCGCAAAAGCTGTTGCAAGTGCCGGGCGTGACCCAGAGCACGCTGCATAAAATGGTGTCGAGTTGGTCTCAGCAAGGGCTGGAGCGGCGCTTGCTGGCGGGGTTGCAGGGCCTCGGGCTCAGTATTTCGCAGGCGCAGCGGGCCGTCAAACATTTTGGAGAAGTGGCCCTGGAGCGCCTGACCACCGACCTGTACGCCCTGACCGAAGTGGAAGGCATCGGCTTTCTGACCGCCGACAAGCTGGCGACGGCACTCGGCATGCCGCACGACGACGCCCGCCGCCTCACCGCCGCCGCCGTGTACGCCCTCCAGCAGGCCGCGCAGCAGGGCGGGCATTCCTACCTGCCGCGCATCCGGGCCGAACGGGGTGTGGCGCATTACACCCGCGTGTCGGCGGCGCAGGCCAGCATTGCCGTAGATACCGCCGTGGAACTGGGCCGACTGTCCGACGACACGCCGCCGCTGCTCAAGGGCCAAGACGACGCAGGAGACAAGAGCCGTATCTATCTGCCCCATGTCTTGCGGGCCGAAAAGAAACTGGCGAGCCTGATTCGCACGCTGCTCGCCACGCCGCCCGCCGACGACTGGATGGTGCCCGCCGGAGCCGATAAGGGCCTCAGCGAGGAACAAGCCCGCGTGCTCCACCTGCTGGAAGAACAGCGATTGGTTGTCCTGACAGGCGGCCCCGGCACCGGCAAAAGCACCACCACCCGCGCCGTCGCGGATTTGGCCGAGAAACTGGGACTGGAAGTGGGACTCTGTGCGCCCACTGGTAAGGCTGCCCGGCGTCTGGGAGAGGTCACGGGCCGCAGCGCCAGCACCATTCACCGCCTGCTGGGCTTCGGGCCGCAGGGCTTCCGGCACAATCACCTGGAACCCGCCCCCTACGACCTTCTGATCGTGGATGAGGTCAGCATGTGTGGCGACGCGCTGATGCTGTCCCTCCTGGCCGCCGTGCCGCCCGGAGCGCGGGTGCTGCTGGTGGGCGACACCGACCAGTTGCCGCCCGTAGACGCGGGGTTGCCCCTGCTCACGCTGGCGAGTGTGGCTCCCACCGTGCGCCTCAGTACCGTGTACCGTCAGGCCGCCGAAAACCCGATTATCCGTGCGGCACACGGCCTGCTGCACGGGCAAGCGCCGGAATGGGGCGACCCCCGGCTGGCCCTCACCCTCACCGACACCGATGGCGGTGCCCGCCGCGTGGCCCTGATGGTGCGCGAATTGGGCGGCCCCGGTCAGGTGCAGGTGCTGACCCCCATGAGAAAGGGGCCGCTGGGCGTAGATATGCTCAATCAGCAACTCCAGAGCCTGTTCAATCCTGGCGAGGGCGGCATCCGCATTGCCGAAGGCGAAGCGCGGCCCGGCGACATGGTGGTGCAGACCAAAAACGACTACACCAACGAAGTGTTCAACGGCACGGTGGGGACGGCCCTGAAAGCTGAAGGGGGCCGCCTGACGGTGGATTTTGACGGCAACATCGTAGAACTGGCGGGTGCGGAACTGTTCAACCTGCAACTGGGCTACGCCCTCACGGTTCACCGGGCACAGGGCAGCGAGTGGCATACCGTGCTGGGCGTGCTGCACGAGGCGCATATGCCCATGCTCAGCCGCAATCTGGTCTACACCGCCCTCACCCGCGCCCGTGAGCGGTTTTACGCAGCGGGCACCGCGTCGGCGTGGCAAAAGGCTGCGACCCGGCAGCGTGAAGAACGCTATACGGCGCTGCTGGAGCGGGTCAAGGCACGTTAA
- a CDS encoding DUF4900 domain-containing protein, translating into MQNFPRTQGATLIVSLLMVMLVLAMTMVLTAQVTVSARRSSVDQQTILQARYAAESGVSRVQSQLDLISRLLRVSALDTTVLNSSVESDMAALCGLSSLPLFSGKANLCTFPISQGLGRVASGVNARTQFLVRSMSEGAFGAEGIAEANSSVRSQFWSDLFSGQQGTQYAGGQDATYAARFGLQPLKVERIQESTYRFYFKVPDLRVKGQVGATSQNLLARAAQPEGFLLISRKPFSRYALLTNHHFSNSDDEAIGERVTFTDLTMFSGPVHTNQHFLFEGKLWFGGSVSSAGCPQLGIGLVANVAGCTQSLQPGGFFGDNALLTPQIEFAPINAPVVCGADTQCHAPQFGSSVTWDHEYVELPTTNQEQEGVAVQGGLALSGDVSELQLRQGQVLGQVRQLISYTQNGVTTRLAYGPDNKLLIQASDGTWQPTKRNALGVISANPGGVAAVFNGVLTVSGNVQNLNGGPAADATPSEPSIAAFAGLTLATTGNVAVTSSLTYASPPCTGGHVRNSNGTVTPATCGDLTARNMLGLYSSGGDIELVSPASCPNGFGTCASLPANARMHAVMMASQGAVRVRGHDEPVRTSSFELGNIELLGGVIENYYGAFGVTDGRGYGRNFVYDPRMNDGMAPPSFPTERRWTVGLRSEKMVNGVLVSEELTGLRLRGDVVSTGAP; encoded by the coding sequence ATGCAGAACTTCCCCCGAACTCAAGGTGCGACGCTGATCGTGTCGCTCCTAATGGTCATGCTGGTCTTGGCTATGACGATGGTGCTTACTGCACAGGTCACGGTCTCGGCCCGCCGATCGAGTGTGGATCAGCAAACCATCTTGCAAGCCAGATACGCCGCCGAATCGGGCGTGTCCCGTGTGCAGTCTCAACTGGATCTGATATCCAGACTCCTCAGAGTCTCGGCGCTCGATACGACTGTGCTCAACAGTTCCGTAGAGTCCGATATGGCGGCCCTGTGCGGTCTGTCGAGCCTGCCCCTGTTCAGTGGCAAGGCCAACCTTTGTACATTCCCTATCTCACAGGGTCTAGGGCGCGTGGCCAGCGGCGTCAATGCCCGCACACAGTTTTTGGTTCGGTCAATGAGTGAAGGTGCGTTTGGGGCCGAAGGGATTGCCGAAGCCAACTCCTCTGTCCGGTCTCAGTTTTGGTCTGATTTGTTTTCGGGCCAACAGGGGACGCAGTACGCAGGCGGTCAGGACGCTACCTACGCCGCCCGGTTCGGCTTACAACCCCTGAAGGTCGAGCGCATTCAAGAGAGTACCTACCGCTTTTACTTCAAAGTGCCGGACTTGCGGGTCAAGGGTCAGGTGGGAGCCACCAGTCAGAACCTTCTGGCCCGCGCCGCGCAGCCGGAAGGTTTTTTGCTGATTTCACGCAAACCTTTCTCCCGTTACGCCCTGCTTACCAACCATCATTTCTCGAATTCTGACGATGAAGCTATTGGAGAGCGGGTCACTTTTACAGACCTCACCATGTTCAGTGGGCCAGTGCACACCAATCAGCACTTCTTGTTTGAGGGAAAGCTCTGGTTTGGAGGCAGCGTCAGTTCTGCGGGCTGTCCTCAGTTGGGCATTGGTCTGGTCGCAAATGTGGCCGGGTGTACCCAGTCTCTCCAGCCGGGCGGCTTCTTCGGAGACAATGCGCTGCTGACGCCTCAAATTGAATTCGCGCCCATCAATGCGCCTGTCGTGTGTGGAGCCGATACCCAATGCCATGCACCACAATTTGGCAGCAGCGTGACTTGGGATCACGAATACGTGGAGCTGCCCACCACCAATCAGGAGCAAGAGGGGGTGGCCGTTCAGGGCGGGCTGGCCCTCAGTGGCGACGTATCCGAGTTGCAACTGCGTCAGGGTCAAGTGTTGGGACAGGTTCGGCAACTCATCAGCTACACCCAAAATGGCGTGACGACCCGCCTGGCTTACGGCCCCGACAATAAATTGCTGATTCAGGCTTCAGACGGCACTTGGCAGCCCACCAAGCGCAACGCTCTTGGTGTCATCTCGGCCAACCCCGGCGGCGTGGCGGCGGTGTTCAACGGCGTCCTGACGGTCAGTGGCAACGTTCAGAACCTCAACGGCGGGCCAGCTGCCGACGCCACTCCGTCCGAACCCAGTATCGCGGCTTTTGCGGGCCTGACATTGGCTACGACAGGCAATGTGGCCGTGACCAGCAGCCTGACCTACGCCAGCCCGCCCTGCACTGGGGGCCATGTGCGCAACAGCAACGGCACTGTCACGCCTGCCACCTGCGGCGACCTCACGGCCCGCAACATGCTGGGCCTCTATTCCTCCGGCGGCGACATCGAACTGGTCAGCCCAGCCTCATGCCCGAATGGGTTTGGCACCTGCGCCTCTTTGCCTGCCAACGCCCGGATGCACGCCGTCATGATGGCGAGTCAGGGCGCGGTACGGGTGCGCGGCCATGACGAACCGGTGAGAACGAGCAGTTTCGAGTTGGGCAACATCGAACTGTTGGGCGGCGTCATCGAAAACTATTACGGCGCGTTCGGCGTCACTGATGGCCGGGGCTACGGGCGCAATTTTGTCTACGACCCCCGCATGAACGACGGCATGGCTCCTCCTTCCTTCCCCACCGAACGCCGCTGGACAGTGGGCCTCAGAAGCGAAAAAATGGTGAACGGCGTGTTGGTCAGCGAAGAACTGACTGGCCTGAGGCTGCGCGGCGATGTGGTCAGTACTGGTGCGCCATGA
- a CDS encoding Tfp pilus assembly protein FimT/FimU, which translates to MNRHSMHPGSARAQSGFTLLELLVVIAIIGILSGVMGFSLMGMLRRTEVRNAAAEVMADLRLARVNAQKTGLPSPVTIINGTGSYTAQIRPGALQTRTLDSGVTLQAVSSATALKVIYRAPFGTVDTIGLVWEVRSRATQVPPLYIKVVGITGKVILSDSRD; encoded by the coding sequence ATGAATCGGCACTCCATGCATCCCGGCTCAGCCCGCGCCCAGTCAGGATTCACCTTGCTGGAACTGTTGGTGGTCATCGCCATCATCGGCATTCTTTCCGGTGTGATGGGCTTCAGTCTGATGGGCATGTTGCGCCGCACCGAAGTTCGGAACGCCGCCGCCGAAGTGATGGCCGACCTGCGTCTGGCCCGCGTCAATGCTCAGAAAACGGGTCTGCCCAGCCCAGTCACCATCATCAACGGGACAGGCAGCTACACGGCGCAGATTCGGCCCGGTGCCCTTCAAACACGCACCCTGGACAGTGGGGTCACGTTGCAGGCCGTGTCGTCTGCCACCGCACTCAAGGTGATCTACCGTGCGCCTTTCGGCACTGTCGATACCATCGGCTTGGTTTGGGAAGTGCGGAGCCGCGCAACTCAGGTACCGCCCCTGTACATCAAGGTCGTCGGCATTACGGGCAAGGTGATTCTCAGTGATTCCCGCGACTAA
- a CDS encoding type II secretion system protein J — translation MIPATKQENSPVAQLTGGPALSACKVGHQAGFTIIEVLVSIMLLSIIVLVILTPLSGLFNMTRRSDQQIAATQVAQRTLETIRGEWLSGARYRQACVSAPIPQMTPPIAVNVQSLDREGSVTTTAALKTTCGTAADDPPLRRIQVVVKVGKAVSNLSVDVARP, via the coding sequence GTGATTCCCGCGACTAAACAGGAAAACAGTCCTGTTGCTCAGCTTACTGGCGGGCCTGCACTTTCTGCCTGTAAGGTTGGACATCAGGCTGGATTCACCATCATCGAAGTGTTGGTCAGCATTATGCTCCTGAGCATTATCGTGCTGGTGATCCTAACTCCGCTCAGCGGTTTGTTTAATATGACCCGCCGCAGCGATCAGCAGATTGCCGCCACCCAGGTAGCCCAGCGCACGCTGGAAACGATCCGGGGCGAGTGGCTCAGTGGGGCACGCTACCGCCAAGCTTGTGTGTCCGCGCCTATCCCCCAAATGACGCCGCCCATTGCCGTCAATGTTCAGAGCCTAGACCGAGAAGGAAGCGTGACCACCACGGCGGCACTCAAAACAACGTGTGGTACGGCTGCCGACGATCCCCCGCTGCGCCGGATTCAGGTTGTCGTCAAGGTCGGGAAAGCCGTTTCCAACCTGAGTGTGGATGTGGCCCGCCCATGA
- a CDS encoding PilW family protein: MNAPVSHPVRVHKRHLQGITLIELLIGMALAVLVLATAFNLFTSSTKTASDLQNRNELQAELQIAQNYLAAQVREAVYVFPQGTTLNLGSGYTPKRPVAGSWRVGDNATPVLAFIRPPEDLTASCPSNEDGCYKFYAYYPLLRSGWVSGATSYNDPGQDPQNGNRWVLAEYRANYDTPPLLSTLSSAYTPPAGGQGRLLLDYLQPTALALAGTPTLFVQQDGPAPATIQTAGAVSVTLNFALSRQLRGSVLHLPGRGASTPVTDTVRAVTVFPRNLGSLAP; encoded by the coding sequence ATGAATGCCCCCGTAAGTCACCCTGTGCGGGTGCACAAGCGCCACCTTCAGGGCATCACCTTGATCGAATTGCTCATCGGGATGGCCTTGGCTGTGCTTGTCTTGGCCACCGCATTCAATCTGTTCACTTCGTCCACCAAAACCGCCTCTGACCTGCAAAACCGCAACGAACTCCAGGCCGAATTGCAGATTGCACAGAATTATTTGGCCGCACAGGTGCGCGAAGCGGTCTACGTGTTTCCCCAAGGCACAACCCTGAATTTGGGGAGCGGTTATACCCCCAAACGTCCCGTAGCGGGGTCTTGGCGGGTAGGCGACAACGCCACTCCAGTCTTAGCCTTCATCAGGCCGCCTGAGGATTTGACCGCTTCTTGCCCTTCCAATGAAGACGGTTGTTACAAGTTTTATGCCTATTACCCACTTCTGCGCAGCGGTTGGGTCAGCGGCGCAACTTCCTACAACGATCCGGGGCAAGACCCGCAAAACGGCAACCGCTGGGTACTGGCCGAATACCGCGCCAACTATGACACGCCGCCTCTGCTGTCCACCCTGAGTTCCGCATACACTCCGCCTGCTGGGGGGCAGGGCCGCTTGCTGCTGGATTATCTTCAGCCTACCGCTCTGGCTTTGGCAGGCACGCCCACGCTGTTTGTTCAGCAGGATGGCCCGGCCCCAGCCACCATCCAGACTGCCGGAGCCGTCTCAGTGACCCTGAATTTTGCCCTGTCACGGCAACTGCGCGGCAGTGTCCTGCACCTCCCCGGACGCGGCGCTTCTACTCCCGTCACCGATACGGTGCGGGCCGTCACGGTCTTCCCACGCAACCTAGGCAGCTTGGCCCCGTAA